Genomic window (Marinifilum sp. JC120):
GGCAGCAGAATTGACCTGCCCAGTGATATCCACAAGTTCAGCAGCAACATTTGCTACACGCTCGGCGTTTTCCTGAATCTCCCGCTGCTGCTGTTTCACCTCAGTAAGATCAAAATATATGGTCAACGCACCACACAGCTTATCATCAAGATCATAAAAAGGCTCGCCTGAAAATTGTAATTCGTACAGCCCACCATCACCTTCAAAAGAGGTCTCGCCCTCAATCCTGATTCCTTCGCTCGCAACACGGTCGGTACGGGTTTTCCGAGAATTATCCCCGTAAACATACCCACCGGTTGTCAGACCATAATAATCTTCAGGTTTTCCTTTCTTACCGGAAATATTAAAAAGCCTATTACCAACAAAATTGACCTTTGCTTCCGCATCACAAGTCATAAAAGGATATGCCTCTGCAATGGCATTAAGCACGCCTTCTGAAAAACCGATCCTTTTTTTCAAAACATCAATAGTAGTACAGAGCTGTTCACCAAGCTGACCGAATTCCCCCTCACAGGATTCAGGTTTATTGGAATTGAAGTCCCCTTCTGCAACACCCTGCAAATACCCGACAATCGCAGCTGATTTTTTTGAAGTTCCTTTACACACCATCTGAACAGTCAAAAAACCACCCAGCAGAACAACCCCAAAAACAACTACAGCTGCAATCTGTATAATTGATTTCGAATCAGCTCCGAACTGCGCCGCCGCAAAAACCGACATCGCACCCAGAACAGCGCACATACCAACCCCAATCAACAATTTGACCTTCATAGCACCCTCTACCTCAAAATGTTCAAAGGAAAATAAAACACACCCGATAAAACCATCAGCAACAAGTGAACACAATTGAACAATTGCGGTTCATTTTGCTCGGTTTAGAAAAAGTTATTTTCGAAATTACTCAATAAAACTATTTGAGTCAATAATTTGTAAGTTTTTTGCACACCAAAATGTTACTTTAAGAAAATAATTCATAATTTCAGAACCCCACATACCGCTGAATCTCAGTTAGCCGGATCTGTTCAAAAAAAATCTCCCGAATATGAATAATAGAATTCACATTCAGGAGGATGAAGATCTAATGAAATAAAAGAGTTTTTCCTTGACAGATAAGCACTGTGATGGATAGTAAAACGTTCTGCGCGGGCAATTAGCTCAGTTGGATAGAGTGTCAGCCTCCGGAGCTGAAGGTCACAGGTTCGAATCCTGTATTGCCCGCCAATTATTTCAATAGGTTATAGCAAAAAAAGAGCAGTGGCTAACAAATTTTACTCACCTTTTTGCTATCCTAATTTTTCAAGCCTGCTCGGATGAGCAGGCTTTTTTTATAGCCTTTTAAGAATGTTAGCCTTTCCGCAGGAACTGAAAACGACGCTGAATCATGCCAATTTGATCCTGCAGATGCTGAAGGTCACAGCTCGATACCTCATGAATGAAAACCGCATCCGTGGAACACGGACGGTAATACAGTTGAAACAACCCAAGACATCGATATCTCTATTGAGAGATCAACTGTGCCGGTTATGCACCATGAGTGCGAGAACTAAAGCAGACATGAATTGGAGGTCGCTACCCCTCTACCGCTCCCGAAAAGACTGCTGCAATGACAAGTAAATTGGCTTCATATTAGACTAAAAGATTAATTAATCTTTATCAGTATAAAATGCTCAAGGATAAGAGGAACACACGGTAAATTCCCAACCGACCAACTTTTCCCACAAGTTCGAATCCCCCCCTACATTTTTACATACTCAATGCTCAGAGAAGCAAGGTATGAACGAACTTCGCCCAATTTCTTCTGCGCCAAGCCTGCATCTTTATTGCGGGCATAGTCTTCCAATTCTTTGAATTTTGCTGACAGTTCATTCATTCCGCAATTAGCGGCGGCACCTTTATAGCCATGGGCCAAGCGGCGCAGATCTTCATAATCAGCTTTTTCCAAAGCCATGGACATATCATCCATAGCCTCATCAAGCTCTTCAAGGAACTCTGGAACAAGGTCTTCCATGTCGGCATCAATCTGAATAACTTCCGGGGCCATTGGTGATTCGAATTTCATAAAATCAGGTTCATCCGAAAGGGTTTCTTTCCTCTCAGATAAATCAGAGCCGGAAGTATGACGGAGTATAATCTGTAGCAATTCCTTTTTCTTGACCGGCTTGGCTATAAAATCGTCACATCCCGCAGCCAAACTCTCTTCCTTATGCTTGCCGAAAGCATGCGCGGTCAGGGCCACTATTGGGGTTCGATCCATGCCATACTTGCGTATCTCCCCAGTTGCGGTCATCCCATCCATAACCGGCATTTCGCGATCCATGAAGATAAGGTCGAAGCCACCACCGGATTCCATGTACAGGTCCACCGCCACCTGACCATTTTCCGCGTCTGTTATCTGCACCTCACTATTTTTCAAGTACTGGTGCACAACCTTACGGTTGGTGGGAATATCCTCCACAAGAAGCAGTTTTAACGGCGGAAGCATTTCCGTCATAACAGAAGCAACAACACTTTGTCCGACATCATTCTGTCCCAGAATACGTGACAACAACTGCCTTAAATCATCCCGCTTGACCGGTTTGGGCAAAAAACCGTCCAATTCTATCTCGCGTGCCTTGATTCGGTCCTCATACACATCGCGTGAAGTGTTGACTATGATATGAGGAGGAGGTTCCGGCCAGATTTCCTTGATTTGTTTTGCCGTCTCCATCCCGCTTAAGCCGGACATCAACATATCCATAAAAATAACCTGATAAGGACGTTCCCGGTGGATTTCAACGGCCTCCAAAGCAGCTTCTCCGCTTTCTGCAAGGTTTACCACTGCTCCCCAACGGGTAAGATGATCAAGAAGCAGCAGACGGTTGGTGGCATTATCGTCCACGACCAACACGGAAACACCGTCGAGCCTGTTTCTCAGAAAACTCTCGGAAAATGTTCCACTGGCAGGGACAACATCGGTGTACTCCAGCCGGACCGTAAAATAAAATGTTGCTCCATTGCCCGACTCGGATTCAATCCAGATATCACCGCCCAGCAGACTGACCAGACGCTTGCTGATGGCAAGCCCCAGTCCGGTACCACCGAACTTGCGGGTAGTGGAAGTATCAGCCTGAGTGAAGCTGTCAAAAATATTTTCCTGCTGGTCCTTGGGAATTCCAATGCCTGTGTCGCGCACGGTTACGAGCAACAGTTCCGGGGCCTCGGCATCCGGTCCCGGATCAATGTAAAACTCAACCTGTCCCTTGTCGGTAAACTTAATGGAATTGCCCACCAGATTGATTAAAATCTGCTTGAGGCGGGTTACATCCCCAAGAACATAACGATTGACTTCCGGCGACACACGATAAGCAAGCTCAAGCCCTTTTTCCCGTGCCCTGACTCCCAAAATAAGCCCTATGCTTTCCACAAGGTCGATAAGGTCGAAAGGTTCGGATTCCAGTTCAACCTGTCCGGCCTCAATCTTGGAAAAATCCAAAATATCGTTGATGATAGAAAGCAGGATCTCACTGGAAGAATGCAAAGTCTGCACATAATCAAGCTGATCGAAGTTTAGCTCGGTTTCAGCCAGCAACTCACTCATACCCAGAATAGCATTCATGGGCGTACGGATTTCATGGCTCATACGGGCCAGAAAATCGCTTTTGGCGCGGGTGGCTTCTTCGGCCCGCTCCTTCTCAAAAATCAAAGCTTCATGCATGGTCTTGCGTTCAGTAATATCCACAGCAAAACCGTCAATAGCACTCAATTCACCATCTTCGTTAAAATGAAACCGGGCACTCAGGGAACACCAGAACTGACTGCCGTCGTAACGTTTACCAGCCAGTTCGTAACCATCAATAAATCCATATTCTTTCAATATTTTAAGTACATATTGACGATCCTCGGAATTCACATAGAGTTGCCCCCCCATATCAGTGACTTCGCTTAACAGGTGTTCGGGTGAATCATATCCGAAAAGATCCGCCATTTTGGGATTGGCACTGAGTAAACGTCCGTCAATATGACTCTGAAAAATGCCCACCGGCAGATTTTCAAAAAGCATACGCAATTCCTCCCGTGCCGAAGCTAGGGCCTCTTCCATCATCTTGCGCTTGATGACTGCGGCAACGCTGTCAGATACTGCCACAAACAAATCGGCATCCTTTTCGGAAATGGAACTTGGAGCCCCTTCCCCCTGAACCAGAACCGGTGCAAGCTTTGAAAGTGCATCAAAATCTTTTACGGCATTATTCCGTTTCATGTCCGGGGTATCATACTCCTGAACAGCCATGAGGCCGATAACCCGGTCATCAACCATAAGCGGGGCCCCCAACCAGACTTTTGGCAGTGCGAACTTCGAATCAAGGCTCGCTATATCAGCCTGTCGCAAAAACACAGGTTTACGTTGCGCAATTACCCGGCATGAAAAAACATAGGGATCATTCAGATCAAGATTTTCAAATATATGTCCTTCCAGATCATCAAACTGATCCACATAAATTGGAAAATGCAGAGACCGCTTATCCTCATCCCACAACCCAACAAAAAAATTGGGGACATTCATGTGTTCCAGTAGAATATCATGAATCGCCGCAAGGGTTTCGTACAAATCTCCGGACCGGGTTACAGTGGAAGCTACCTGATAAAGAATAGAAGTCGCGGTCTGGGACTCCCTGAGATTCTTTTCCGTTTCGCGCCTTTTGTCGATTTCCTTCTGTAAACGGCGGTTCCAGAGTGTGAACACAAAAAAAAGCAAAGCCACGCCGCTTCCGATACCTATAGCCCACTTTTTGATCTTGCCCATGTTGACGCCGCGTTCAACATGGATCTTGATCCACTTATTCTCAATAGCCTGCCGTTCTTTTTCTGATATGGAGGCAAGAGCCTTATCCAATATGGATAAAAGGACAGGATCATCCTTGCGCACCCCCATCCCCATATCCCATGTGGATTTCAATTGACCGGAAATCTTCAAGTCGTAAATATGCTCTTTGCGCATATAGTAGCCTATGGCGTTAGCAGAATCGATATAGGCATCAATCTCTCCTTTATGCAGCTTATTCAATCCGTCCACAATGTTCTCCACATCCATGAATAAAACATCCGGGTACTCGGTCTTGAAACCTGGCGCAAAGGGATAATCACCTACCATACCGACTTTTTTTCCGGAAAGAGCACCGACAGACTCCACAAAAAACTCATCCTGACGAGTAGCGATGACAATGGGGGTTTTCAGATAGGGAACGGTAAAATTCAGATATTCCTCACGCTGCGAATTGACAGCCCCAAGAGAAATCAAATCACACTCATGATCTTTTGCTTTTTGCAAGGTTTCAGACCAGCTTTCTGTTCGGACCAGTGTAAAAGACACCCCGATCCGGTCAGACACAAGCTGCAGATAATCAGAAACCATACCGCTCAACTCTCCGTCATCAGTAATTTCCTCAAAAGGCATGAAATCAGGGTCGGCACAGAAACGAAGGGGACCACGATCCTGCAGGTAAATCATCTCTCTGCGAGTAAAATTGATCTTTCGCGACGGTTCTGCGGATTGCAGCCACTTGTTCTTGATTGCCGAGAGTTCACCGGGCCCCATCGCTTCCAGTGATTTGGACAGGATAGAACATAATTCCGGCCAATCCTTGCGAACCCCAAAAGCGAGTGAGGCATAGCGGAACGTTGGATTGCTCTCAATGGCAGCGGAACTCAGTCCGGCGATGAACCGCTCACGGATAAGATAGTCCATAATCGGCAGAGCCCCAATTGTTGCTTGCGCCCTGCCCTGCGAAACCGCAAGTAGACAATTTTCTGAACTGCTAAGTTGCAGGAGATTTATCTCGGGATAATGTTCACGCAGAACACCAACATGGAAAAATCCGCGCACAACGGCAACTGTCTGCCCTTTAAGCGCATCAAGATTCATAAACTCCTCATCACCCCGTTTAACCGCAACCCCCTGAAACACATCAATATATCCGTCTGAAAATTGAATATACTCCTCACGCGACGGGGTGGGCATGATGTTGCCCATGACATCAAGCTTCTTTTCCCGAAGCATATTTTCCAACACATCCCAAGTATATCCGTGAATATACTCGACTTTGAAACCGGCAATTTCCGCAAGGCGATTCATTATGTCTATGGTCAACCCCTGCGCTTTTCCATCGACATTGTAATTAAAGGGAGGCCAGTCCATTTCATTATGAACCCTGATAACCGGATGTTCATCCAGAAAATCCTGTTCTTCACAGGTCAATCGGAGACGCGCAGAACCTTTCGCATCAGATTTCCGTTCCTGCTCTATAAGAGCGACCCTTTCCCCTATGGAAGATCCGGTGGATTCACCAAACCACTTGTGCTTCAACTGAAGAACCTGTTCCGGAAGAACTGCCGCCATGGCCTTATCCAAAATGGATTTCAGAATAACGTTACCCTTTTGGACTCCCCAAAATAAACTTTCCCCTTTTTCATCGGTCAGGACCGCAAAACCGGTGGGCACAATATTGGTAAGCATTTCTGAAGCAATCAGATAATTGGCTGCCGGCATATTGCCGATGGTTGCGTCAGCATCGCCAAAAGCAACTGCCTTAAGCATCCCCAGCATATTCTGATAAATTTTTATCCTTATCTCAGGATGGAGCTGCCTCAGATTCTCGGTATCGGACCAACTCTCCCCCATAGCCACAGTTTTACCCTTCAGATCTTCAAGGGTGCGCAGATGCTGATTCTCCCTGCGGGTATATATTGAAGAACGGCCCGGATCAGCGGGGAATCGCCATAAAAGATATATTTATCACGTTCCGGGGTTTTACCGATGGGGTGCAGGATATCAAGTTCGCCCCGCTTGAACATTTCCAAAAGTTCAACCCAGGTACGGTCACCAACAAACTCAAATTTGAAGCCCGTAATTTCCGCCAATATCTTCATGTAATCCACAGAAAATCCCATGGACTTACCATTCTCCCTGAAATCAAACGGCGGCCAGTCCATTTC
Coding sequences:
- a CDS encoding methyl-accepting chemotaxis protein; this encodes MCSLVADGFIGCVLFSFEHFEVEGAMKVKLLIGVGMCAVLGAMSVFAAAQFGADSKSIIQIAAVVVFGVVLLGGFLTVQMVCKGTSKKSAAIVGYLQGVAEGDFNSNKPESCEGEFGQLGEQLCTTIDVLKKRIGFSEGVLNAIAEAYPFMTCDAEAKVNFVGNRLFNISGKKGKPEDYYGLTTGGYVYGDNSRKTRTDRVASEGIRIEGETSFEGDGGLYELQFSGEPFYDLDDKLCGALTIYFDLTEVKQQQREIQENAERVANVAAELVDITGQVNSAAGVIASQIEEASRGAAVQSERITETASAMEEMNSTTLEVARNALDAAENATSAADNAHEGQNEGRRLVESIKTVNTHATNLGSFMSDLGKQTDSVGSVITVIQDIADQTNLLALNAAIEAARAGDAGRGFAVVADEVRKLAEKTMTATDEVGNAIKAIQDGAQRSIDGVKLASDAVGQSTEIAHSSGQTLERIAEIVNGTSDQVQSIATAAEQQSATSEEINRAVDDINSIASQTAEGMHSANEASSELVRMSDELNTLIKQLSS
- a CDS encoding response regulator; this encodes MAMGESWSDTENLRQLHPEIRIKIYQNMLGMLKAVAFGDADATIGNMPAANYLIASEMLTNIVPTGFAVLTDEKGESLFWGVQKGNVILKSILDKAMAAVLPEQVLQLKHKWFGESTGSSIGERVALIEQERKSDAKGSARLRLTCEEQDFLDEHPVIRVHNEMDWPPFNYNVDGKAQGLTIDIMNRLAEIAGFKVEYIHGYTWDVLENMLREKKLDVMGNIMPTPSREEYIQFSDGYIDVFQGVAVKRGDEEFMNLDALKGQTVAVVRGFFHVGVLREHYPEINLLQLSSSENCLLAVSQGRAQATIGALPIMDYLIRERFIAGLSSAAIESNPTFRYASLAFGVRKDWPELCSILSKSLEAMGPGELSAIKNKWLQSAEPSRKINFTRREMIYLQDRGPLRFCADPDFMPFEEITDDGELSGMVSDYLQLVSDRIGVSFTLVRTESWSETLQKAKDHECDLISLGAVNSQREEYLNFTVPYLKTPIVIATRQDEFFVESVGALSGKKVGMVGDYPFAPGFKTEYPDVLFMDVENIVDGLNKLHKGEIDAYIDSANAIGYYMRKEHIYDLKISGQLKSTWDMGMGVRKDDPVLLSILDKALASISEKERQAIENKWIKIHVERGVNMGKIKKWAIGIGSGVALLFFVFTLWNRRLQKEIDKRRETEKNLRESQTATSILYQVASTVTRSGDLYETLAAIHDILLEHMNVPNFFVGLWDEDKRSLHFPIYVDQFDDLEGHIFENLDLNDPYVFSCRVIAQRKPVFLRQADIASLDSKFALPKVWLGAPLMVDDRVIGLMAVQEYDTPDMKRNNAVKDFDALSKLAPVLVQGEGAPSSISEKDADLFVAVSDSVAAVIKRKMMEEALASAREELRMLFENLPVGIFQSHIDGRLLSANPKMADLFGYDSPEHLLSEVTDMGGQLYVNSEDRQYVLKILKEYGFIDGYELAGKRYDGSQFWCSLSARFHFNEDGELSAIDGFAVDITERKTMHEALIFEKERAEEATRAKSDFLARMSHEIRTPMNAILGMSELLAETELNFDQLDYVQTLHSSSEILLSIINDILDFSKIEAGQVELESEPFDLIDLVESIGLILGVRAREKGLELAYRVSPEVNRYVLGDVTRLKQILINLVGNSIKFTDKGQVEFYIDPGPDAEAPELLLVTVRDTGIGIPKDQQENIFDSFTQADTSTTRKFGGTGLGLAISKRLVSLLGGDIWIESESGNGATFYFTVRLEYTDVVPASGTFSESFLRNRLDGVSVLVVDDNATNRLLLLDHLTRWGAVVNLAESGEAALEAVEIHRERPYQVIFMDMLMSGLSGMETAKQIKEIWPEPPPHIIVNTSRDVYEDRIKAREIELDGFLPKPVKRDDLRQLLSRILGQNDVGQSVVASVMTEMLPPLKLLLVEDIPTNRKVVHQYLKNSEVQITDAENGQVAVDLYMESGGGFDLIFMDREMPVMDGMTATGEIRKYGMDRTPIVALTAHAFGKHKEESLAAGCDDFIAKPVKKKELLQIILRHTSGSDLSERKETLSDEPDFMKFESPMAPEVIQIDADMEDLVPEFLEELDEAMDDMSMALEKADYEDLRRLAHGYKGAAANCGMNELSAKFKELEDYARNKDAGLAQKKLGEVRSYLASLSIEYVKM